The following are encoded together in the Flavobacterium sp. TR2 genome:
- a CDS encoding PQQ-binding-like beta-propeller repeat protein — protein sequence MKRNFTLLLLYFFLIFSPNIFSQNKPNVLNSFANRVFSGKGYQPLQDLKWKFKTDGKIFSSPIAQNGIVYIGSEDGCFYAIDEKSGNLKWKFKTNGAIHSSASIYNDLVYFGSFDGHYYAVNAKTGKEVWHFKTKGEHWYSEIGMWGMKPSDLLMADLWGFYLSTPTVYLDPTTALVIFGSSDGNMYAVDAKKGSLKWNFHTKAAIHSTPLLEKSTVYFGGWDGVFYALDCKTGKEKWKFSTEIKTGFTGIQASATVSDGIVYFGARDPYLFALDAKSGKLIWKYNAENSWILSTAVIKDHTIYVGTSDTYALLALDAKTGEEKYRFKGNGYVYSSPAIAGNTVYFGDFTGNFFSLNLLSKKEFQVTPTENRTKYAKTILNNDLLDFSHAAKATDLSIYAENQRVMNEFYKLGPIVSSPFISNNVIFYGSADGYLYAYNLRKAK from the coding sequence ATGAAAAGAAACTTTACCTTACTCCTGCTCTATTTCTTTTTAATCTTCTCCCCAAATATTTTTTCTCAGAATAAACCAAATGTTTTAAATTCTTTTGCAAATCGAGTATTTTCAGGAAAAGGCTATCAGCCATTGCAAGATTTAAAATGGAAATTTAAGACAGACGGTAAAATCTTTTCTTCTCCAATTGCACAAAACGGAATCGTGTATATTGGCAGTGAAGATGGCTGCTTTTACGCCATCGATGAAAAATCTGGAAACTTAAAATGGAAATTTAAAACTAATGGAGCGATTCATAGTTCTGCCAGCATTTATAATGATCTTGTTTATTTCGGAAGTTTTGACGGCCACTATTATGCTGTAAATGCCAAAACCGGAAAAGAGGTTTGGCACTTTAAAACTAAAGGCGAACATTGGTACAGCGAAATTGGAATGTGGGGCATGAAGCCGAGCGATTTACTTATGGCCGATTTATGGGGTTTTTATCTTTCGACACCAACTGTTTATTTAGATCCGACAACTGCATTGGTTATTTTTGGAAGCAGCGACGGAAATATGTACGCCGTTGATGCCAAAAAAGGGAGTTTAAAATGGAATTTCCACACAAAAGCCGCCATACACAGCACTCCTCTTTTAGAAAAAAGCACTGTTTATTTTGGCGGATGGGATGGCGTTTTTTACGCTTTAGACTGTAAAACAGGAAAAGAAAAATGGAAGTTTTCTACCGAAATCAAAACGGGTTTTACTGGAATTCAGGCTTCTGCAACTGTCTCTGACGGAATAGTATATTTTGGGGCAAGAGATCCTTATCTTTTTGCGCTTGATGCTAAAAGCGGAAAATTAATCTGGAAGTACAATGCCGAAAACTCTTGGATCTTGAGTACGGCTGTCATTAAAGACCATACGATTTATGTTGGAACTTCAGACACGTATGCGCTTCTCGCGCTGGATGCAAAAACAGGAGAAGAAAAATACCGTTTTAAAGGAAACGGATATGTTTATTCTTCGCCGGCAATTGCTGGAAATACTGTTTATTTTGGAGATTTCACGGGGAATTTCTTCAGTTTGAATTTACTTTCCAAAAAAGAATTTCAAGTTACTCCAACCGAAAACAGAACCAAGTACGCCAAAACAATTCTAAACAATGATCTTTTAGATTTTAGCCACGCTGCCAAAGCAACCGATTTGTCTATTTATGCCGAAAATCAAAGGGTTATGAATGAATTTTACAAATTAGGCCCAATTGTTTCTTCTCCCTTTATTAGCAATAATGTTATTTTTTATGGAAGTGCTGATGGTTATCTTTATGCTTATAATTTGAGAAAAGCAAAGTAA
- a CDS encoding class I SAM-dependent methyltransferase: protein MNPNKALWEKGDFTRIAASMRESGAELVAKIGIKENSNVLDLGCGDGTTAIPSAKLGANVLGVDIARNLVEAGNLRAKKEGLVNIVFKEGDATDLNELNDQTYDVTMSIFGAMFAPKPFDVAKEMVRVTRPGGKIIMGNWIPGDPTLVAQILKISSEFTPPPPEGFVSPMLWGIEDNVIERFTSAGIPKENISFERDTFTFKAAFPPSEWLDRLKNYYGPTMNAFEAAEQNGKTSELYAKLEELVNSQNKSNDKNSTLIPATYLRVTVMV, encoded by the coding sequence ATGAATCCAAATAAAGCATTATGGGAAAAAGGCGATTTTACGCGCATTGCAGCATCTATGAGAGAGAGTGGTGCGGAATTGGTTGCCAAAATTGGAATTAAAGAAAATAGCAACGTTTTAGATCTCGGCTGTGGCGATGGCACTACCGCAATACCTTCGGCAAAATTAGGAGCCAATGTTTTAGGTGTTGATATAGCAAGAAATTTAGTAGAAGCTGGCAATCTTCGTGCAAAAAAGGAAGGATTGGTTAATATTGTATTTAAAGAAGGTGACGCAACCGATTTGAACGAATTGAATGACCAAACTTATGATGTTACGATGAGCATATTTGGAGCCATGTTTGCTCCAAAACCTTTTGATGTTGCTAAAGAAATGGTTCGTGTCACACGGCCTGGCGGTAAAATCATCATGGGAAATTGGATACCGGGAGACCCAACGCTGGTTGCACAAATCCTGAAGATTAGTTCTGAATTTACACCACCGCCTCCTGAGGGTTTTGTAAGTCCGATGCTTTGGGGTATTGAGGATAATGTAATAGAAAGATTTACAAGTGCCGGTATTCCTAAAGAGAATATTTCTTTTGAGAGAGATACCTTTACATTTAAAGCGGCATTCCCACCTTCGGAGTGGCTAGATCGATTAAAAAATTATTATGGCCCAACTATGAATGCTTTTGAAGCTGCCGAACAAAATGGGAAAACTTCGGAATTGTATGCTAAACTTGAAGAATTAGTCAATAGCCAAAACAAAAGTAATGACAAAAATTCTACATTAATTCCCGCAACTTATCTTCGTGTTACAGTTATGGTTTAA
- the ygiD gene encoding 4,5-DOPA dioxygenase extradiol produces MTTLNDLHSISSTFSNTDKMPVLFLGHGSPMNAIEENQFVAGFRNLAKTLPQPNAILCVSAHWFTKGTKVTSMEMPRTIHDFGGFPQALFDVQYPAKGSPELALETKKILDPVMVELDEHWGLDHGAWSVIKHLYPNADVPVIQLSIDYTKSGQYHFELAQKLQALRYKGVLIIGSGNIVHNLRMVDFRNFDKDNYGYDWAIEARETVNNYLLDGNFQPLIDFEKLNKAVQLAVPTPEHYLPLLYTLGLKDKTDEIDLFNDKLLAGSLSMTSVKLM; encoded by the coding sequence ATGACAACACTAAACGACTTACATTCGATTTCATCGACGTTTTCGAATACAGATAAAATGCCGGTTTTGTTTTTAGGACACGGCAGTCCTATGAATGCTATTGAAGAGAATCAGTTTGTGGCTGGTTTTCGTAATTTGGCAAAGACACTGCCGCAGCCCAATGCTATTTTATGCGTTTCAGCACATTGGTTTACCAAAGGGACAAAAGTAACTTCGATGGAAATGCCAAGAACAATTCATGATTTTGGCGGTTTTCCGCAGGCGCTTTTTGATGTGCAGTATCCGGCAAAAGGAAGTCCCGAATTAGCATTGGAAACAAAAAAGATTTTAGATCCTGTTATGGTCGAATTAGACGAACATTGGGGATTGGATCATGGTGCTTGGAGCGTGATTAAGCATTTGTATCCAAACGCAGATGTTCCGGTAATTCAGCTGAGCATCGATTACACCAAATCGGGACAGTATCATTTTGAGTTGGCCCAAAAACTGCAGGCGCTTCGCTACAAAGGCGTTTTAATTATCGGAAGCGGGAATATTGTCCACAATCTTAGAATGGTCGATTTCAGAAATTTTGATAAAGACAATTACGGCTATGATTGGGCAATTGAAGCACGAGAAACGGTGAATAATTATTTGCTGGATGGAAATTTTCAGCCTTTAATTGATTTTGAAAAACTTAATAAAGCAGTTCAATTGGCTGTTCCGACTCCAGAGCATTATCTTCCGTTATTATACACTTTAGGGTTAAAAGATAAAACTGATGAAATAGATTTGTTTAATGATAAATTATTAGCAGGTTCATTGAGTATGACCTCGGTAAAATTGATGTAA
- the kdsB gene encoding 3-deoxy-manno-octulosonate cytidylyltransferase: MKIIAVIPARYASTRFPAKLMQDLGGKTVILRTYEAAVSTKLFDDVFVVTDSDLIFDEIVSNGGKAIMSIKEHESGSDRIAEAVANLDVDIVVNVQGDEPFTEAAPLEQVLSVFKNDPDKKIDLASLMREITNEEEIDNPNNVKVVVDQSQFALYFSRSVIPYPREKNVGVRYFQHIGIYAFRKQALLDFYSLPMKSLEASEKLEQLRYLEFGKRIKMVETTHVGIGIDTAEDLERARAMLRDI; encoded by the coding sequence ATGAAAATAATAGCAGTAATTCCAGCCAGATATGCTTCAACACGTTTTCCTGCAAAACTGATGCAGGATTTAGGAGGTAAAACAGTAATTTTAAGAACCTATGAAGCGGCTGTTTCTACAAAATTGTTTGATGATGTTTTTGTAGTGACCGATTCAGATTTAATATTTGATGAAATTGTTTCCAATGGAGGCAAAGCGATTATGAGCATCAAAGAGCACGAATCAGGAAGTGATCGAATTGCTGAAGCTGTTGCTAATCTGGATGTAGATATTGTAGTAAATGTGCAGGGCGATGAGCCTTTTACAGAAGCTGCGCCATTAGAGCAGGTTTTATCTGTCTTTAAAAATGATCCTGATAAAAAAATCGATTTGGCTTCGCTAATGCGCGAAATTACAAATGAAGAAGAAATCGATAATCCGAACAATGTAAAAGTTGTGGTTGATCAGTCGCAATTTGCATTATACTTTTCACGTTCTGTAATTCCGTATCCGAGAGAGAAAAATGTGGGAGTAAGATATTTTCAGCATATCGGAATTTATGCTTTCAGAAAACAGGCGTTATTAGACTTTTATAGTCTTCCAATGAAATCTTTAGAAGCTTCTGAAAAACTAGAGCAATTACGTTATTTAGAATTCGGAAAACGCATCAAAATGGTTGAAACAACTCATGTTGGAATAGGTATTGATACTGCCGAAGATTTGGAAAGAGCTCGAGCTATGCTGCGTGATATTTAG
- a CDS encoding ATP-dependent RecD-like DNA helicase → MNSAQFYGILQKRFPFPPTYKQDIFFQKIAIFLTEPQNDTIFVLKGYAGTGKTTVISTIVNNLGDINKKYVLLAPTGRAAKVIANYSNNPAFTIHKKIYFPKKSSGGGVAFTKQVNKHKNTIFIVDEASMISDSTLDSGSLLDDLINYVYSGQNCKMILLGDTAQLPPVNLDVSPALDIDTLGFHYSKEIEHIELDEVMRQEESSGILYNATELRELLKESFITEFKFNVKKFKDIVRLTDGYDIQDAINMAYSNYSIEDTAFIVRSNKRANQYNEQIRSRILFKESELSVGDFLMVVKNNYFWLKETDEAGFIANGDIIEVLELFGIRELYGFTFAKVKIRMVDYPEQKPFETVLILDTLKSESPSLTYEESNRLYEEVMKDYEDEPTKYKRFQKVKENEYFNGLQVKFSYAITCHKSQGGQWNTVFIEQPFLPNGIDTDYIRWLYTAMTRAKNKLYLIGFKDESFEE, encoded by the coding sequence ATGAATTCTGCACAGTTTTACGGTATTTTACAAAAACGATTTCCTTTTCCTCCAACCTATAAGCAGGACATTTTTTTTCAGAAAATTGCAATCTTCCTGACTGAACCGCAAAACGATACGATTTTTGTTTTGAAAGGATATGCCGGAACGGGGAAAACAACCGTTATTTCTACCATTGTCAACAATTTAGGCGATATCAATAAAAAGTATGTTTTATTGGCGCCAACAGGACGCGCGGCAAAAGTAATTGCCAATTATTCGAATAATCCGGCTTTTACGATTCATAAAAAAATATATTTTCCGAAGAAATCTTCTGGTGGAGGAGTAGCTTTTACCAAACAAGTCAACAAACATAAAAATACCATTTTTATCGTCGATGAAGCCTCGATGATTTCAGACAGCACTTTAGACAGCGGATCGCTTTTGGACGATTTGATCAATTATGTGTATTCTGGACAAAATTGTAAAATGATTCTTTTGGGAGACACAGCTCAGCTTCCGCCAGTTAATCTAGATGTTAGCCCTGCTTTGGATATTGATACTTTGGGCTTTCATTACAGCAAAGAAATTGAGCATATCGAATTGGACGAAGTGATGCGTCAGGAAGAAAGTTCAGGAATTTTATACAATGCGACAGAATTGCGGGAATTGCTGAAAGAAAGCTTTATAACCGAATTTAAATTTAATGTAAAGAAGTTCAAAGACATTGTTCGTCTGACAGACGGTTACGATATTCAAGACGCAATTAATATGGCTTACAGCAATTATAGCATCGAAGATACCGCTTTTATTGTTCGTTCTAATAAAAGGGCCAATCAATATAATGAGCAGATTAGAAGCCGTATTTTGTTTAAAGAAAGCGAACTTTCGGTTGGTGATTTCCTAATGGTGGTAAAAAACAATTACTTCTGGCTGAAAGAAACCGATGAAGCAGGATTTATTGCAAACGGTGACATTATAGAAGTTTTGGAGCTTTTCGGAATTAGAGAACTCTACGGATTTACGTTTGCGAAAGTAAAAATCAGAATGGTCGATTATCCAGAGCAAAAGCCTTTTGAAACGGTTTTGATTTTGGATACTTTAAAAAGCGAATCGCCTTCTTTAACTTACGAAGAATCTAATCGTCTGTACGAAGAAGTAATGAAAGATTATGAAGATGAGCCAACTAAATACAAGAGATTTCAAAAGGTAAAAGAAAACGAATATTTCAACGGACTTCAGGTTAAATTTTCCTATGCTATAACGTGTCATAAATCGCAGGGCGGGCAATGGAATACGGTTTTTATCGAACAGCCATTTCTGCCAAACGGCATTGATACTGATTATATTAGATGGCTTTACACCGCTATGACACGTGCCAAAAATAAACTATATTTGATAGGATTTAAAGACGAGAGTTTTGAGGAATAA
- a CDS encoding DUF3822 family protein — protein sequence MSLQNTNITSKNYRKLSIQVSLTGFSYCCFDTLNNVITSFKEIKFDTTNKTPRIEDLFSNAFKINPELKETYDEVMVIHNNNLSTFVPTALFDENYLGSYLQYTTKVFETDFFTFDQIPNYQMNSVYIPYVNINNFLIDNVGSFNSKHANTILVEKILDNSRNNDDKKMIVNFNPGNFEIIVVQNQKLLLFNSFEYNTPEDFIYYILFTAEQMSMNPESFKLELLGTISENDPFYAIAYKYVRHISFMDVSKLKERNSFSTAQNQKHYILFQS from the coding sequence ATGTCATTACAAAACACTAACATTACTTCAAAAAATTACAGAAAACTTTCTATTCAGGTTTCTCTGACTGGATTTTCATACTGCTGTTTTGATACTCTAAACAATGTCATCACTTCTTTTAAAGAAATAAAGTTTGACACCACTAACAAAACACCTCGAATTGAAGATCTATTCAGCAATGCTTTCAAGATTAATCCTGAACTAAAAGAGACTTACGATGAAGTAATGGTTATTCATAATAACAATCTTTCTACTTTTGTTCCTACTGCTTTATTTGATGAGAATTATTTAGGGAGTTATCTGCAATACACTACAAAAGTATTTGAAACAGATTTTTTCACTTTTGATCAAATTCCTAATTATCAGATGAATTCGGTTTATATTCCGTACGTGAATATCAACAACTTCCTGATAGACAATGTGGGGTCATTTAATTCTAAACACGCCAACACCATTTTGGTCGAAAAAATTCTGGACAACTCAAGAAACAATGATGACAAGAAAATGATCGTCAATTTCAATCCAGGCAATTTTGAAATTATCGTGGTGCAAAATCAAAAGCTTTTATTGTTTAATTCATTCGAATACAATACCCCAGAAGATTTTATCTACTACATTTTATTTACTGCTGAGCAAATGAGCATGAATCCCGAAAGTTTCAAATTAGAATTATTGGGAACGATTTCAGAGAACGATCCTTTTTATGCGATTGCTTACAAGTATGTGCGCCATATTTCTTTCATGGATGTTTCAAAATTGAAGGAAAGAAACAGCTTTTCAACTGCTCAAAATCAAAAACATTATATCTTATTTCAATCATGA
- a CDS encoding RsmD family RNA methyltransferase yields MRIISGKYKGRRIFPPKNLPVRPTTDMSKEALFNVLNNHFHFDSLKVLDLFSGTGNISYEFASRGSAPITSVDGDFGCVKFIKQVSSEYDFDIAATKSDVFKFLENSKSTYDIIFADPPYGLDQATFEKIVLTVFERDLLEEDGMMIIEHSKYTKLDHMINFSFQKSYGGSYFSFFELNSTDDDEELPHDVSKKESEEDEG; encoded by the coding sequence ATGAGAATCATTTCAGGAAAATATAAAGGACGCAGAATTTTTCCGCCAAAAAATCTACCTGTAAGACCAACTACTGACATGAGTAAAGAAGCATTGTTTAATGTTTTGAATAATCATTTTCATTTTGACAGCTTAAAGGTTTTAGATCTTTTTTCGGGAACAGGCAACATCAGCTATGAGTTTGCTTCACGCGGGAGCGCGCCAATCACCTCTGTTGACGGCGATTTTGGATGCGTAAAATTCATTAAACAGGTTTCGTCAGAGTATGATTTTGATATTGCCGCAACCAAAAGCGACGTTTTTAAATTTTTAGAAAATTCTAAATCTACTTACGATATTATCTTCGCAGACCCTCCTTACGGATTAGATCAGGCTACTTTTGAGAAAATTGTTCTGACTGTTTTTGAAAGGGATTTACTGGAAGAAGACGGAATGATGATTATAGAGCATTCAAAATATACAAAGCTGGATCATATGATTAATTTTTCGTTTCAGAAGAGTTATGGCGGTTCTTATTTTAGTTTCTTCGAATTAAATTCAACCGACGATGACGAAGAATTGCCGCACGATGTTTCTAAAAAAGAATCTGAAGAAGACGAAGGATAA